The Pyrenophora tritici-repentis strain M4 chromosome 8, whole genome shotgun sequence genome contains a region encoding:
- a CDS encoding Bac-rhamnosid multi-domain protein: MIILDYGTEVAGFPFISTSDVAAAVQLEFKYGESLVALSNPIGDGPWTFSNGLSNSFRVETFNVSTVGYTESFFIQGGQRWQSVRLLTNSSVTIESIGMRATGQHTDANELPGHMTTSNDIYNRIFDLGGRVVQVACVDKGNAPSTWEITDKGALIRGQTSAQSAEGVLLKAANYTLSFDTKITRGGTGWRVGSGISPIGPYFLLTSNYPDNNAFRNTNRTLLPPNTLIFNSDWSLVNQSSLPTPGNKYYPLNITVEEEKWHHISTSIQEDGYHVQLNGIEIAVVALPPPSNDFLFRSASRYEGTWGFGAFQDQISVVSNVSVTAANGTQIYSNPMTSQKVLVEYGVAPLNHSVCLDGAKRDRLVWIGDFYHTVRVLAQTTARWDYIIGSIEYALSYQVDTGPFAGFVPISTSLGTRPEYTDANPTWTGLVDYQDLFLAGIGEYFRYTGDTKGLRKHWDSIKKLAEARITFIDPSSGLVAGSPEVPNPASFLGPANGSAVTGLFAFTMDLLVPLALDMGDAEVASKFNSTASGLRDAINDKLWNPSLETYSLSLGSPGNFSLTGIAWAMLSGAANGDQASSSIRKLEELRFGVGYKTISSDEKSSNYQLAPNPSGFLLEALFQTSEKHQTNSTAATLHLLDGLWASMVNNDSYSSGASWEYVKPYGSPGIDLFTSLAHPWGAAPSYVLPEYLLGVRPVTPGYKEFVLQPAVGYLGLKKAAGRVPTPFGGINATWSIDGLSALLTVDVPANVTGTLKMPAGWAMKGLNHSTEGTELLPGHHSITLYVQ, encoded by the coding sequence ATGATCATACTCGATTACGGTACCGAGGTTGCTGGGTTTCCATTCATTAGCACATCGGacgttgctgctgctgttcAGCTCGAGTTCAAATATGGAGAGTCATTAGTCGCTCTTTCAAACCCAATTGGCGACGGGCCATGGACATTTTCAAACGGCTTGTCCAACTCATTTCGGGTGGAAACGTTCAATGTGTCGACTGTTGGCTACACGGAGAGCTTCTTCATCCAAGGTGGACAAAGATGGCAATCTGTTCGTCTTCTGACCAACAGTTCGGTGACCATTGAGAGCATCGGAATGCGAGCGACAGGCCAGCATACAGATGCCAACGAGCTGCCAGGACACATGACGACAAGCAACGACATTTACAACCGGATATTTGATCTGGGCGGCCGTGTTGTACAAGTAGCCTGTGTGGACAAGGGCAATGCACCGTCTACTTGGGAAATAACCGACAAGGGCGCTTTGATCCGTGGTCAGACAAGCGCACAATCTGCTGAGGGTGTCTTGTTGAAAGCCGCAAACTACACACTTTCTTTCGACACCAAGATCACGCGAGGAGGAACTGGTTGGAGAGTTGGCAGTGGGATCTCACCCATCGGACCTTACTTCCTCTTGACTTCCAATTATCCCGACAATAACGCTTTCCGGAATACAAACAGAACTTTACTACCGCCAAACACTCTTATCTTCAACAGTGATTGGAGCTTGGTAAACCAGAGCAGCTTGCCAACACCGGGCAATAAGTACTATCCTTTGAACATCACAGTCGAAGAGGAGAAATGGCATCACATTAGCACTTCAATTCAGGAAGACGGCTACCACGTGCAGCTCAATGGGATCGAAATCGCCGTAGTTGCTTTACCACCTCCAAGCAACGATTTTCTCTTCCGTTCAGCTTCAAGGTATGAAGGTACTTGGGGATTCGGCGCTTTCCAGGACCAGATCTCTGTCGTATCAAATGTCTCCGTCACAGCTGCGAATGGAACTCAGATCTACAGTAATCCAATGACTTCGCAGAAAGTGTTGGTGGAATACGGCGTGGCACCCTTGAATCACTCAGTATGTCTTGATGGCGCAAAGCGAGACCGACTCGTCTGGATCGGCGACTTCTACCACACTGTTCGTGTGCTTGCTCAAACTACCGCTCGGTGGGACTACATCATCGGCAGTATCGAATATGCCTTGAGTTATCAAGTAGACACAGGACCATTTGCTGGCTTTGTTCCCATCTCGACTAGTCTTGGAACAAGACCAGAATACACAGATGCAAACCCCACTTGGACAGGATTGGTCGACTACCAGGACCTGTTTCTTGCAGGTATCGGAGAGTATTTCCGATACACAGGGGACACAAAGGGCTTGAGAAAGCATTGGGATAGCATCAAGAAGCTCGCTGAAGCTAGGATTACCTTCATCGACCCGTCTTCAGGCCTCGTTGCTGGCAGTCCTGAGGTTCCAAATCCAGCGAGCTTCTTGGGGCCAGCCAATGGGAGTGCAGTGACCGGACTGTTTGCCTTTACGATGGATCTGCTTGTTCCTCTAGCGCTTGACATGGGCGATGCTGAAGTTGCATCGAAGTTCAACTCTACAGCTTCCGGGTTACGAGACGCAATCAACGATAAATTGTGGAACCCGAGCTTGGAGACTTATTCTTTGTCTCTGGGCTCGCCAGGGAACTTCTCTCTTACAGGAATTGCCTGGGCCATGCTATCCGGAGCAGCCAACGGCGATCAGGCAAGCTCATCTATCCGAAAACTGGAAGAATTGCGATTTGGGGTAGGATACAAGACTATTTCCTCTGATGAGAAATCTAGCAACTACCAGCTTGCACCCAATCCATCTGGCTTTCTTCTCGAAGCCCTCTTCCAGACTTCTGAGAAACACCAAACTAACAGCACTGCTGCTACGCTGCATCTTCTCGATGGGCTGTGGGCCAGCATGGTGAACAATGATTCATACTCCTCAGGCGCAAGTTGGGAGTATGTGAAGCCATATGGTTCACCAGGCATAGATCTTTTCACGAGCTTGGCGCATCCGTGGGGAGCAGCGCCTTCGTATGTGCTTCCTGAGTATCTATTGGGTGTTCGGCCGGTTACACCTGGATACAAGGAGTTTGTGTTGCAACCCGCAGTTGGCTATCTCGGTTTGAAGAAAGCGGCAGGTAGAGTTCCAACGCCATTTGGAGGTATCAACGCAACTTGGAGCATTGATGGGCTGAGCGCCCTACTTACTGTAGACGTCCCCGCGAATGTGACGGGAACTCTGAAGATGCCTGCAGGATGGGCGATGAAAGGGCTCAATCATTCTACCGAGGGGACTGAGCTTTTGCCAGGCCACCATAGTATCACCTTGTATGTACAATGA
- a CDS encoding ProP, Permease major facilitator superfamily encodes MPELRGRALMLTISVLTSLGFMLIGYDNGLMGGLVGAPAFNKTFDHPSSDMIGTIVAIFEIGCFFGAMATAVIGEKLGRRKSVAIGAVISILGALLQATAYGRAHLIVGRIVSGVGLGIINSTVPVMQAEFSPKASRGIYVCAQLSTLNFGIFLVYWIDYAFVSHTSDYAWRIPTILQCIIVLAILGLLTVIPETPRWLAAHDRPDECLRVLARVADVPETDPEVQRLHTVITETVAFEQSRQAGWKDIVRSDPIKSRRRFLIACGIQMFQQLGGINAIIYYSGTLFQKSIGFDTHMSALMSGFLQTWFFVASFIPWFLIDRVGRRPLLLSMISLMAAVMAVQSGLIYQVQYKTASAKGAGIAAAAMLFIFQGAFTIGFQATVWVYPSEILPLRLRQRGSAISTAANWICNYIIVQITPRAISNIGWKTYIIFAVLNGLWVPIIFFFFPETKGLELEDVDRLFSGEASRTDLLDKDLDDERVESVVVAKTVECAGHVS; translated from the exons ATGCCGGAACTCAGGGGCCGAGCTCTTATGCTCACCATCAGCGTCCTCACGTCGCTCGGATTCATGTTAATTGGATACGACAATGGTCTCATGGGCGGATTGGTTGGCGCGCCAGCCTTCAACAAGACCTTTGACCACCCATCCTCGGATATGATTGGCACTATCGTAGCCATTTTCGAGA TCGGCTGCTTCTTTGGTGCCATGGCAACAGCAGTAATTGGAGAGAAACTCGGTCGTCGCAAGAGTGTCGCCATTGGCGCTGTCATCAGCATTCTCGGCGCCCTCCTCCAGGCTACCGCATACGGAAGGGCACACCTCATCGTCGGTCGCATTGTCTCAGGTGTTGGTCTGGGTATCATCAACTCGACCGTGCCTGTGATGCAAGCCGAATTCAGCCCCAAAGCGAGTCGCGGTATCTACGTTTGCGCGCAGCTGTCGACGCTGAACTTCGGTATCTTCTTGGTATACTGGATCGACTATGCGTTTGTTTCGCATACTTCGGACTATGCATGGCGCATACCTACTATCCTGCAATGCATCATCGTCCTGGCGATTCTTGGGTTGTTGACTGTCATTCCAGAGACACCAAGATGGCTGGCGGCCCACGATCGTCCGGATGAATGTCTGCGGGTTTTGGCACGCGTGGCAGACGTACCTGAGACCGACCCCGAGGTGCAGAGGCTTCACACCGTCATCACCGAAACCGTTGCGTTCGAGCAGTCGAGACAAGCAGGGTGGAAGGACATCGTTCGGAGCGACCCAATCAAGTCCAGGAGACGTTTCCTGATCGCTTGCGGCATCCAAATGTTCCAGCaacttggtggtatcaacGCCATTATTT ATTATTCCGGAACCCTCTTCCAGAAGAGCATCGGCTTCGATACTCACATGTCCGCCCTGATGAGTGGCTTTTTGCAGACCTGGTTCTTTGTCGCCTCATTCATCCCATGGTTCCTCATCGACCGGGTCGGCAGAAGACCGCTGCTCCTCTCCATGATCAGTCTCATGGCTGCCGTCATGGCAGTACAATCTGGGCTCATCTATCAGGTACAATACAAGACCGCATCGGCAAAGGGTGCAGGTATCGCAGCAGCCGCCATGCTGTTCATCTTCCAGGGCGCTTTCACCATCGGCTTTCAGGCTACTGTGTGGGTGTATCCGTCCGAAATTCTGCCACTACGCCTGCGACAGCGTGGTTCGGCCATCTCGACGGCCGCGAACTGGATATGCAACTATATCATCGTGCAAATCACACCTCGTGCGATCAGCAATATCGGATGGAAGACGTATATCATCTTCGCCGTGCTCAATGGTCTTTGGGTGCCgatcatcttcttcttctttcccGAAACCAAGGGACTTGAGCTGGAAGACGTGGACCGCCTTTTCTCTGGCGAAGCGAGCCGAACCGATTTGCTGGACAAGGACCTTGATGACGAGCGAGTCGAAAGTGTTGTAGTTGCGAAAACAGTAGAGTGTGCTGGACATGTATCGTGA
- a CDS encoding Gly-transf-sug domain containing protein, translating to MWNQLRTYYNALKPQKSVYQYMPLGYVPVTSSRTRLTIVSATCLIFLFAILTATLHPAEKARQYGIFQSTESPAHDPIPSIVHYVQLKKQADSVLHFRFYHFLTMCAAVLYIKPTQIYIHTDFNDSDINIASARGDKWTKAVINTFADKLIWNHVRAPTFAGQNQNEQISAIQHKSDFIRWEGIEKRGGIYMDWDVIPLRPLTPILNAGFAFIGGRHYGGAGETGGINGTINNGVLMTIPNSTMARIVVREQHAAFNSAWESNLQSMTLIAERLVPIPYEVLILDRNAFAPTHWFRESTDPLFLPNDGDPSPVPEHINSTDPMELYENAVKNRRRRAEWEMNFSASYMLHAFSMGNYHKYVNAKLILSRTSNFGIATYDIVKHMVDMGYVSADDDSDEA from the coding sequence ATGTGGAATCAACTTCGCACGTACTACAACGCCCTAAAGCCGCAAAAATCTGTGTATCAGTACATGCCATTAGGCTACGTACCCGTCACAAGCTCCCGGACCCGTCTGACAATCGTATCGGCAACCTGCCTCATCTTCCTGTTCGCTATCCTCACAGCCACTCTACACCCCGCAGAAAAGGCGAGGCAATACGGGATATTTCAGTCTACCGAGAGCCCCGCACATGATCCTATACCCAGCATTGTACACTATGTACAGCTCAAGAAACAGGCAGACTCTGTTCTGCATTTCCGGTTCTACCACTTCCTGACCATGTGCGCCGCAGTACTGTACATCAAGCCGACGCAGATATACATACACACTGACTTCAACGACTCGGATATCAACATCGCCAGCGCGCGGGGTGACAAATGGACCAAGGCCGTCATCAACACCTTCGCAGACAAGCTCATCTGGAACCATGTCCGCGCGCCCACCTTTGCCGGTCAAAACCAGAACGAGCAAATCTCTGCCATCCAGCACAAGTCCGACTTCATCCGCTGGGAAGGCATCGAAAAGAGAGGAGGCATCTACATGGACTGGGACGTGATACCGCTGCGGCCGCTGACGCCCATATTGAACGCTGGCTTCGCGTTTATCGGCGGCCGCCACTATGGTGGCGCTGGGGAAACAGGAGGCATAAACGGAACCATCAACAACGGAGTCTTGATGACGATACCAAACAGCACCATGGCGCGCATCGTCGTGCGCGAGCAACACGCCGCCTTCAACAGCGCGTGGGAATCCAACCTGCAAAGCATGACGTTGATCGCCGAGCGCCTTGTCCCGATTCCGTACGAGGTCCTCATCCTTGACCGCAACGCTTTCGCGCCCACACACTGGTTCAGAGAGAGCACCGATCCGCTCTTCCTGCCCAACGACGGCGACCCGTCTCCCGTGCCCGAGCACATCAACTCGACGGATCCGATGGAGCTGTACGAAAATGCAGTCAAGAATCGAAGAAGGCGCGCCGAGTGGGAGATGAATTTCTCAGCCTCGTACATGCTGCATGCCTTCTCCATGGGCAATTACCACAAATACGTCAACGCCAAGCTCATTCTGAGTAGAACCAGCAACTTTGGAATTGCCACGTACGATATTGTTAAGCACATGGTAGACATGGGCTACGTTAGCGCCGATGACGACTCTGACGAGGCATAA